GGCCTAAAGCCATTCCAACAATCGGCCCTGTTATAGATCAGGGATTCTATTATGATTTTGCAAATCTTGCTGTAAGTGAAGATGATTTCCTCATGATTGAAAATATGATGGAACAAATAGCTCAAGCAAAGTTTGAAGTATCCAAAAAAACATTTCATGATAAGCAAGAGGCCTTAAAAGAATTCGCATCCAATCCTTTTAAAGTAGAGCTAATCCAAGAACTCCCTGAAGGAGAAAGTATCACTGCCTATTCCCAAGGAGAATTTACGGATCTTTGTCGAGGTCCTCATCTCCCCTCTACTAATCCCGTAAAGGCTTTTAAACTCTTACGTACATCGGCAGCTTACTGGAGAGGAGACCCTAACCGAGAATCTTTAGTAAGAATTTATGGGGTGTCTTTCCCAACAACAAAAGAATTAAAAGAACACCTCAATCAATTAGAAGAGGCAAAAAAACGCGATCATCGCGTTTTAGGAGCGAAACTCGATCTCTTTTCACAACAAGAATGCTCGGCAGGCATGCCTTTTTTCCATCCTCGGGGAATGATTATTTGGGACGCCTTAATAGGTTATTGGAAGCGTCTCCATCAACTTGCGGGTTACAAGCAAATCCTAACGCCTCAACTTATGAATCGCAATCTTTGGGAAGTTTCTGGACATTGGAGCAACTACAAAGAGAACATGTATACTCTAAAAATAGATGAAGAAGACTATGCGATTAAACCGATGAACTGCCCCGGATGTATGCTATACTATAAAACACGTTTGCACAGTTATAAGGAATTTCCTTTACGCGTTGCGGAGATAGGTCACGTTCACCGCTATGAAATTTCTGGAGCTCTTTCAGGACTTATGCGTGTACGCGCTTTCCATCAAGATGATGCTCACGTATTTCTAACCCCTGAGCAAGTGGAAGAAGAAACGCTGAATATTTTAAATCTAGTTTCTGAATTATACTCAACATTCGGTCTTGAATATCACCTAGAATTATCTACACGTCCAGAAAAAGCAACTATTGGCAGTGATGCGCTATGGGAATTAGCAACAGCAGCTTTAGAGCGTGCTCTTGTGAATTCTAACACACCTTTCATCGTCAATCCCGGAGATGGAGCCTTTTACGGACCGAAAATTGATATTCATGTAAAAGACGCTATTCAACGTACATGGCAATGTGGGACGATACAATTAGATATGTTTTTACCTGAACGTTTTGAATTGGAATATACAAATGCACAGGGAGAGAAAAGTACTCCTATTATGCTACACCGTGCTTTATTTGGTTCTATTGAGAGATTTTTAGGGATCCTTATCGAACATTTTAAAGGAAAGTTTCCTCTATGGTTAAGTCCTGAACATATCCGGTTGATCACTGTAGCAGATCGTCATCAACGCCGAGCTAAAGAACTTGCTAGCGCATGGCAAAAACTAGGCCTTGTAGTCACTGTGGATGATTCTAATGAATCCGTAAGCAAGAAAATCCGGAATGCACAAAATATGCAAGTCAACTATATGGTCACTTTAGGAGATCGGGAAATAGAGGAAAATACTCTAGCTGTACGTACCCGAGACAACCGAGTTTTAAATGCTATGACAGTAGAGACATTCATAAATACTATACTTGAAGAAAAGAACTCTTTGAGTTTAACTCCACTATTGTAGAAAACCCAGATCCAAGGACGAGCATCTCGTATGAAAACCATCGCTGTCAATAGCTTTAAAGGTGGCACAGCAAAGACCTCAACGACTCTACATTTAGGAGCTGCTTTAGCGCAATATCATAACGCACGTGTGCTTCTTATTGATTTTGATGCTCAAGCAAACCTTACTTCAGGACTAGGTCTTGATCCGGATTGTTACGATAGCTTAGCTGTCGTACTCCAGGGGGAAAAAAATATTCGTGAGGTGATTCGTCCTATTGAAGATACGGGATTAGATCTAATTCCTGCTGACACCTGGCTAGAACGTATTGAAGTTTCTGGAAATCTAGCTGCAGATCGTTATTCTCATGAACGGCTGAAACATATTTTAGCCTCTGTTGAAAATGAGTATGACTACGTTATTATTGATACTCCCCCGTCTTTATGTTGGCTTACAGAGTCTGCGTTAATTGCAGCACAATACGCTCTAATTTGCGCTACTCCTGAGTTCTATAGTGTTAAAGGCTTAGAAAGACTTTCTTCATTTATTCAGGGCATTTCCTCAAGACATCCTCTGAATATTCTCGGTGTTGCCCTCTCTTTCTGGAACTATCGTGGAAGAAATAATGCAGCGTTTGCTGATTTGATTCATAAGACATTTCCTGGAAGGCTATTAAACACTAAAATCCGTAGAGATATTACGATTTCTGAAGCAGCAATTCACGGTAAACCTGTATTTGCCACAGCACCTTCAGCACGAGCTTCTGAAGATTACTTAAATCTGACCAAAGAATTGTTAATTTTACTGAGGGATATGTAATCCTATGGGAAATTTAAAAACGTTGTTAGAAAGCCGTTTCAGGAAAAATACTCAAGATAAAATGGAAACGCTAACACGCAAGCGTATGGAAGGAGAGCTCACACCTTTCTTAAGCAGGTTTTCCGATGTAAAATTATCCCAAAAAGAAGAAGAAAAGTTCCGTCAACTTTTAGAAAACTATACATTTGAAGATCAGATTTCCGAAGAAGATTTTAAAAATCTCTGCAATCTTTCTGCACAAATAAAACAAATCCATCATCAGGCTGTGCTCTTACATGGGGAGCGCATAAAAAAAGTTCGCGACTTATTAAAAACTTATCGCGAAGGGGCCTTTTCTGCTTGGTTACTTATTACCTATGGGAATCGACAAACTCCCTATAATTTTCTTGTATATTACGAACTATTTTCCACTCTTCCTGAACCTCTGAAAATAGAAGCTGAAAAAATGCCCAGACAAGCAATTTATACATTAGCTTCTCGACAAGGACCTCAAGAGAAAAAAGAAGCCATTATCCGTAACTATCGTGGAGAAAGCAAAGGAGAACTCTTAGATATTATTAGAAGAGAATTTCCTTTAATTTCTACAGATCGTCGTCAGACTTGTTTGGCGAAACAAGCATTAGCTATACTTTCCAAAGGCTCGCAATTATTAAAAAAATGCTCAGAATTATCTCCCGAAGATCATACTGCCCTTGAAAAATTGATAAAAAAGCTTCAAAAAGTTAAAAGTAATTTCTTTCCCAATACAAAGGTCTAAATATGGCAGCTAAATCAAAAATACTAGAACTAGAAGATAATGTTTTTCTTATTCTTGAAGGAAATTTAAAAAGAATTTTTGCCACTGCTATCGGCTATACTACATTCCGAGAATTTCAAAATGTTGTTTTTAACTGCTCTAATGGCCAACAGGAAACAGCGAATTTCTTTTTTGAAATGCTCATCAACGGCAAACTCATTCACGAACTTCCTGTAGAACAAAAACAAGCGGCTCAAAGCTTAATCGCTGAATTTATGATGCTCATTCGTGTAGCTAAGGATGTTCATGAGCGTGGTGAATTTATTAACTTCATTACATCAGATATGCTATCTCAACAAGAACGCTGCGTGTTCTTGAATCGTTTATCTAGAGTAGATGGACAAGAGTTCTTATTAATGACCGATGTTCAAAATACCTGCCATTTGATTCGTCATCTATTAGCAAGACTTTTGGAAGCGCAAAAGAACCCTGTGGGAGAGAAAAATCTCCAAGAAATTCAAGAAGATATAGTATCATTGAAAAATCATTTCGAAGAACTAGAGAAATCTTTTCAATAAATAAAGATTTATGAACAAGAAAAAGCGTGTGCTTACCGGTGACCGACCAACAGGAAAGCTGCATTTAGGTCATTGGGTGGGTTCTATAAAAAATCGCTTAGATTTACAGAATAATCCCGCCTACGATTGCTTTTTCATCGTTGCGGATCTCCACACTCTTACAACACGAATACGTAAAGAACAAATTTTAGATGTTGATAATCATATTTACGAAGTTCTTGCAGACTGGTTGAGTGTGGGGATAGATCCGAACAAATCTACTATTTATTTACAATCAGCAATTCCTGAGATTTATGAACTCTATTTGCTATTTTCTATGCTAATTTCCATTAACCGAATTATGGGAATTCCTAGTCTTAAAGAAATGGCAAAAAATGCCTCCATTGAAGAAGGTGGCTTGTCTTTTGGACTAGTAGGTTATCCTGTATTACAAAGTGCTGATATTCTTCTGGCAAAAGCTCAGCTTGTTCCCGTAGGTAAAGATAATGAAGCTCACGTAGAATTAACACGCGATATTGCACGCAATTTCAACCGTTTATACGGAGAGATTTTCCCTGAACCTGAAACTCTACAAGGAGAGCTTACCTCTCTAGTAGGTATTGACGGACAAGGCAAAATGAGCAAATCAGCAAACAATGCCATATACCTTTCTGATGATGACGCCACTATCAAAGATAAGATTAGAAAAATGTATACCGACCCAAATCGGATTCATGCCACGACTCCAGGTCGCGTCGAAGGGAATCCCCTATTTATCTATCATGATATTTTCAATCCTAATAAAGAAGAAATCGAAGAGTTTAAAACACGTTACCGCCAAGGATGTATAAAGGATGTCGAAGTAAAAGCACGTCTTGCTGAAGAGTTGATTTTCTTCCTACAACCTTTTAAAGAAAAACGTGCTGAGCTATTAGCAAAACCTCAAATTCTTCAAGAAGCATTGCAACAAGGCACGGAAAAAATGCGTGCTATAGCAAAAGAAACTATGGAAGAAGTCCATAATACCCTAGGGTTAAGCCATAAATGGCGTTCTCGTCTATCGCTATAACTTATTCATGCCTATGACTTTTGAATTACGAGCTGCTTTTTCCCCTTGTGGCGATCAGCCGGAAGCTATTGCTAAACTTACTGAAGGCATACATAATAATACACAATCGCAAGTACTTTTAGGGACCACAGGGTCAGGAAAAACTTTCACCATTGCTAATGTTGTTGCCAATGTTAACCGCCCCACACTCGTATTGGCACATAACAAAACATTAGCAGCACAGTTATACCAAGAATTCAAAGAGTTCTTTCCCAATAATGCTGTTGAGTATTTCATCTCTTACTATGACTACTATCAACCTGAAGCATACATTGCTCGTAATGATACTTACATAGAAAAAAGCCTCTTAATCAATAGTGAAATCGATAAATTACGCTTATCTGCAACACGATCTATTTTGGAGCGCAGAGATACTCTGATTGTTTCTTCTGTATCTTGTATTTATGGTATAGGTTCTCCTGAAAACTATGCTTCCATGGCTTTAAAATTAGAAGTAGGGAAAGAATACCCTCGCATAGTACTTGCAGCTCAGCTTGTAAAAATGAATTACCTAGCCTCTCCAGTAGCAAAACGTTCAACATTTCGTGAACGTGGTAGTGTTATTGATATTTTCCCTGCCTATGAAAGTGATCAAGCTATCCGCTTAGAGTTTTTCAATGATACGCTATCTTCCATAGAATACAGCGATCCTTTAACTATGATTCCTACGGCATCAGTAGCCTCAGCTATTATTTATCCAGGATCACATTATGTCACTCCCGAAGCTGTACGAGAGCAAGCTATACGTTCTATACGTGAAGAATTAGAAGAACGTATGCTGTTCTTCCAGGATCGTCCTATAGAACAAGATAGATTATTCCATAGAACTACTCACGATATCGAAATGATAAAAGAGACAGGCTTCTGTAAAGGAATAGAAAACTATTCCCGTCATTTCACAAAGATGCCTCCGGGAGCACCCCCCGCCTGTCTGTTAGATTATTTTCCTGAAGACTTCTTATTAGTCATAGATGAATCACATCAAACTCTACCTCAAATACGAGCTATGTACCGTGGAGATCTATCTAGAAAGCACTCCTTAGTAGAATACGGTTTTCGACTTCCCTCTGCTTATGACAACCGTCCTTTGACTTATGAAGAAGCTCAGAAGTATTTTCATAATGTAATTTATGTATCTGCAACACCCGGAGAGACAGAATTAAATGAGAGTCTTGGACATATTGTAGAACAAATTATCCGCCCTACAGGGATTCCTGATCCCATCCCAGAGATTCGCCCCGCAACAGGGCAGATAGATGATCTACTTGAAGAGATCCGGAAGCGTTTATCTAAATCTCAGGAAAAGATCTTAGTAATTTCTATTACTAAAAAACTCGCTGAGGATATCGCTGTATTCCTTTCAGAATTAGATATCGCCGCAGCATATCTACATTCTGGAATAGAAACCGCAGAACGTACACGTATTCTTGCCGATCTACGTTTAGGAAATATTGATGTACTTATAGGTGTAAACTTACTTCGAGAAGGATTAGATCTTCCTGAAGTCTCTTTAGTCGCTATTCTTGATGCCGATAAAGAAGGTTTTTTACGTAGTACTTCTTCTTTAATACAGTTTTGTGGAAGAGCAGCAAGAAATGTAGCGGGTAAGGTGATTTTCTATGCCGATCAAAAAACACAATCTATAGAACAAACCTTAAAAGAAACAGAACGTCGTCGACAGATACAATTGGATTATAATAAAGCTAATAACATTACGCCTAAGCCTATTATTAAAGCGGTCTTCGCTAATCCCATTCCTCAGGGAGGAAAAAAAGAAGATCAAGAGACTTCCATAGTTCCTCTTTCTATAAAGGAATTAGAAAAACTTATAAAAAAATATGAAAATCTCATGCAGGAAGCCGCTCATGAATTTCGATTTGACGAGGCTGCAAAATATCGAGATAAAATGAAAGCTGCTAAAGAGCAACTTCTTTATATCTCATAAAATATTGCAGAAATCTCAAATGAAATCTGCTTGCTTTTTGTAAAATCAGAACCTAATATTGCCATTAAGCTCTCCATATGCAATCTCATCTGATAATATAATCAGCATATTCAGATTATGTTAAATTAGGTCTTTGGGAGCTAGTATCCAACCCCTTGACAAAAGAGATTAAAGACTCATGTTAGAAGTTGTCATTTCCGATATCCAAGCTAGAGAAATTTTAGACTCCAGAGGGTATCCAACATTATATGTTAAAGTAACCACAGACGCAGGCACCTTTGGAGAAGCTTGTGTGCCTTCGGGAGCTTCTACAGGAATAAAAGAAGCTTTAGAACTCCGTGATCAAGATAGTTCTCGATTCCAAGGGAAAGGTGTTTTACAAGCTGTAAAAAACGTAAAAGAGGTGCTCCTCCCCGTCTTACAAGGAGTTAGTATATTCGATCAAATCCTCATTGACTCTATCATGGTAGAGGCTGACGGCACACCAAATAAAGAGAAACTAGGAGCTAATGCTATTTTAGGAGTTTCCTTAGCAGCAGCCAAAGCTGCAGCAACTACCCTAGGGCGTTCTTTTTACCGTTATATAGGAGGATGTTTCGCTCATGTGCTTCCTTGTCCTATGATGAATCTTATTAATGGCGGCATGCACGCAAATAACGGATTGCAATTTCAAGAATTTATGATTCGTCCTATTGGGGCAACATCTCTAAAAGAAGCTGTGCGGATGGGTGCGGATGTTTTTCACACTTTGAAAAATATCCTCAATGATAAAAATTTAGCTACAGGGGTTGGCGATGAAGGGGGCTTTGCTCCGCAACTAAAATCTAACTCTGAAGCTCTAGATCTTCTTGTACTCGCTATCGAAAAAGCTGGTTTCCAACCTGGTGAGGATATCTCCTTAGCTCTTGATTGCGCAGCATCTTCCTTCTATGATACGAAAACAGAAACTTATGACGGAAAGAGTTATCAAGAACAAGTTAGCGTACTTGCTGATCTTTGCGATCACTATCCTATCGATTCTATAGAAGACGGTCTCGCTGAAGAAGATTTCGATGGTTGGGAATTACTAACAGCAGAGCTTGGCGAAAGTATTCAAATCGTTGGAGACGATCTCTTTGTTACCAATCCCGAATTAATAGCGGATGGCATTAGTAGAGGCCTCGCTAATGCTGTATTAATTAAACCAAATCAAATTGGTACATTGACAGAAACTTCGGAGGCTATACAACTTGCCCATAATCAAGGGTATACGACTATCCTTTCTCATAGATCCGGAGAAACTGAAGATACAACAATCGCTGATCTTTCCGTAGCTTTCAATACAGGACAAATTAAAACAGGGTCATTATCACGCTCTGAGCGTATTGCTAAGTATAATAGGCTTATGGCAATAGAAGAAGAACTTGGCCCTGAAGGATTATTTAAAGATTCTAATCCATTTTCTGGGGAATAGAATTGCACATATATCGCTTTCTAAAAACAACTAGAAAGCGATTACTTTTTTATAACATCTCTTTGTTAAACATCTTATTTTTTCTTAGATAAGCTATAAAAATATAAAACTCTCCCGACACGTTAAATAGTAGATGTCTGCTTAAGCAAAATTTTCTATATACTTAAAAAAATGAAAAAGAAGGTTTATGAAGATCAGAATGATCTTGCAGACACCGTCTTATAACTACTAATTTAATGTAGATGATCCCTTTTACAAAAACGATAGGCTATCGTCTGTGGTTAGCATGCGTAGCTGCAATATTAATTCCCTTAGGGATTAATATTGTTCTACTCAACCTTAGACAATACCACACTACAGTTTCATCAGTTGCAGCTGCTTTTAAAGAAAATGCTGCTTTTAAAGTGGATACTCTCATGCAAATAGTCCCGCTAAATGCTGATGTTTTAGCACTATTCTCAGAAGTTCTAGATCTTGACGAGGGGATTCCTCCAGCTCCCAATGTTGAGCTTAGTAATGAAATGCAAAGAATCTTTAGCTCAACATATGACGAAATCTCTTTAATTAAGCTTCAGTCTAATGGAGAGAAAATTGTTGTAGCTTCTAGCCTTCCAAACCACCTTGGAGAAAATTATCAAAATAAAATAGATATTCCCAACGATTTGCCCTTCTCAGCAACATTTAAACAATCTTCTGATAGCCATGAAGTTTTTTCAATAATGCAGGTAAATATCTTTGATAATGATACTCATGAACTTTTAGGCATTCTTTATACAACGCATAATGTTGAAAAATTTCTCGAAGATATTCTTGTAAATACTCAGGCCTACTTCACTATAAAAACAGCTATTTTATCTAAAGATGGGATTATCTTAAAAGCCTCTGATCCCGATTTGGACCTCCGGTCTATTTACCCTAATATTACTGAAAAGCAATTTTGCGATACTTTCTTAGATGAAAGTACATGCCCACAAGGAATTTCTCTAAAGCCCCTTATGCTAACTCCCTTACCTGTAGAACCAAATTTTTTTTCTTTTACAAATGGAAATCGGGAAATATGGAGTTATCTCGCTAACGTCCCTAATATGGATTTGCATGTTCTTTCCTATGGAACAAAGACTGAGCTCTTTGCGTCCTTCTGGAAACGTACATTAGTTTATTTCGCTTACTTTTTATGCGTTGTTCTAGGAAGTATTATCGCTTATCTCGCTGCCAAAAGATTATCTTTACCCATCCGTAAACTCGCCACAGTCATCATACAAACAAGAGAAAATATTCGAGATCCATATATTGATGATTCCCTAGGATTCGAAGTGAATAGGTTGGGTCATATTTTTAATGCTATGGTACAAAGTCTAGACCAACAGCAAACCTTAGCTGAGAAAAATTATGAAATAAAAGAAAGCGCTCAAAATGCTCTCCGTCTTGGAGAGCAAGCTCAGCAAAGACTTCTTCCCAATACTCTTCCTAATTATCCCCATACGGAATTAGCAAAGGCTTATATACCCGCTATTACTGTAGGGGGAGATTTCTTCGATGCCTTTATCGTAGGCGAGGGTGATAAAGCTACATTATTTTTGATCGTTGCTGATGCTTCTGGAAAAGGTGTCCATGCTTGTGGTTACTCTTTATTCCTTAAAAACATGCTGCGTACATTCCTATCACAGATCCCTTCAATAAAAGAAGCTGTAGAACAAACATCCTCTCTATTTTATAAAAACACTGCAGATTCAGGAATGTTTGTCACCCTATGTGTCTACAGTTACAATTATAAAACAGGGATTATAGAATTTTATTCCTGTGGCCATAATCCTGCATGTTATCTATCTCCTAATGGAGATGTTTCTTTCCTTTCGCACCCAGGAATGGCCTTAGGATTTCTTCCTAACACACCTGATGTCCCTACAGAAAGTTTCCAGCCAGCTCCAGGATCTTTGATTGTCTTATATTCTGATGGCATTACAGAAGCTCATAATAAAGCTTTTGAAATGTTTGGTGAAGAACGGTTAAAAAGCGCTGTACAAACCTTAGTAGGGAAAAGCGCAGAAGACGCTATGCATTCTTTAATGCTATCTGTGAAAACTTTCGTAGGAAACTGCCATCAACACGATGACATTACCTTGCTGATTCTTAAAATATCGGACTCATGAAACAAACTTTTACCAAACGCATTTTGCTGTTCCTTTTTTTGGTGATTCCGATTCCTCTAATTTTGAATCTGGTAGTTCTATCATTATTTTCTTTTTCAGCAGCAAAAAATAATCTTATGGAAAATCTCCATACCCATGCGACAAATTTTAGCTTGGAATTCGAAAAGAAACTCACCATTCACAAAATCTTCCTCAAACGTCTAGCAAATACTTTAGCACTTAAAGCCTACGCATCATCATCAGAGGATTTCTACTCTCAAGCTTACGACGAAATGTTCGCCCTGTCGGATATGGATTTCTCCCTCTGTTTAATTCCTCTTCTTGATGGGAATATAAAAACAAAAAATCCTCATGATCCATTTATCCACTATTTGAAAAGTCATCCCGAAATAAAGAAGAAGCTCAGTATGTCTGCAGGAAAGGCATGTATCATTACTATCTCTTCGGAAGCTTCCTCGAATTTCCCTAAAAACTATCTTGTGATTACTGAAGATATTGAAGTATGGAACTCACCAACAAGTGCGGGATTGCTTGTCAGCTTTTATCCCATGGATTTTTTACAAAAGGATCTATTTAAATCTCTGCATTTAAAAAATGAAGATATCTGCCTCCTAAACAAATATGGAGAGGTTCTCTTTGCTTCAAATTCACAATTCTCTTCAAAAGTATTTTCCGTGGATATTGCCGATCTTCCTAAAATCACTGCTAGGAAACAAGCTATTCCCGTTGAAATGGCTCCAAAAATACTGCAAGAACACAACCTCATAAGCGTAAAAATAAACAATAAAAAATATCTAGGCATTGTTTTAAATAAACTGCCTATTCAGGGAACCTATACCCTATCTATCATTCCACTCTCTTGGTTTATCACTAAGGCTATCCGTCTTCCTTTGAATGTAATTTTCTTCTATTCTTTGGCCTTTATCTTAATGGGATGGATACTCACGAAAATTAATAAACGGCTAAATCAGCCGATTCAAGAACTTACAACATGTATGGAAGCCGCATGGAGAGGGAATCATAATATCCGTTATGAACCTCAACCTTATGGATATGAAATTAACGAATTAGGAAATATCTTTAACTGCACATTACTATTATTGCTCAATTCAAGAGAAAAAGCAGAAATTGAACATACCTCCGGAGATAAGCTCCAGAAAGAATTGGCTATTCTTGCCTCTCTACAACAAACATTGCTCAGTCCTACTTTCCCAGAATTTCCTAATGTCTCTTTTATATCCAAACACCTTCAAGGCATTCAGCTATCAGGCCATTTTTATGGATGGAAAGCTTCCATCTCTGAGCGGAATTTAATTGGCGTCGTAGGCCTTGCTGGAGATATAGGACTTCCGTCCTATCTTTATGCTCTATCTGCACGAAGTTTATTCCTCGCTTATGCAAATCTGTCTTCTTCTTTAGAGAAGATAAGCTCTAATACTTTCGATGCCTTTGGGAAAACTACAGAGGGTGATGAAGCAACAGTCTCCATGACTTTTATCCGCTACTGTTCTACAGACGCTACTTTGTCTATTCTATCAGTAGGCCAGACACCTCCGATAACCTTTTTAAAAAGACAGGAAACATTTTTCCGTCTTACCTCACCCATAAAGCAAAAGATAGAACCCGGGGACATTCTTGTCTGTATTACAGGGAACTATGAATTGACTGAATATCTTATGCGCTTACCTATTGAAGAGCTCATTAAAGATCCTTTAGCACCTCTAAATTCAGAAAATTTTATAGAGACTCTTACAGAAATGCTGAACAAAGAAACCCAATCACAAATAGACGGGACCTTAAGTTTCCTGTCTTTCAGTTAAGTTGAGATTTGTAATGGTTATACTTTCACTACCTGGTTCTGAAAGTAGTTTAGGCTCTTTCCCCAACCATAACAATATTGCTGAAATTACAAGGGCAATAACACCAACGATAGTCACCCCGGAGATAACAGTTACAAATGCTGGTGAAGTTACTGCCAAGCTAATTAAAACTAAAGCAGCCCCGGCTATGACAAGAGCGATGAAAGTTTTATTGATTTTTGATAATTTCGACTCGTGAGTCTTCATAAATTGCATAACTGTAGGGCAATAAGATTTTAAATTTTCCTGTATACTCATACTTAATTCTCATTAGTTTGAAATTAAAACGGAACATACTATCCATTAACGACTTTTCTTACAAAATGATAAAAACTTCTCAGTAGTAGTTCTTGAAGGTTTTTTATATGCTTTCCCTTTAGAGCATCCATCCTGTTCATTCTATGAGCACTAATAATCTTCTCTTCCCAAAATAACTTTTCTCGAGTTTCCCTTCAGGGAATCGCTTGCTGACAGAAACCAGGAATTCATGATAAGAAATGGGAAAAGCCCAAAGTTTTCTCTGTATTTCCTATGTCACGACTGGATTTTTTTGTTTTTGATTCACTGGTTCTTAAGCAAAAGCATAATGAATTAGAAGAGATCTTCTGCTCAGAAGATAACGATCTATTTCGTGCTTATCAGACGACCTCTCTACAATCACCTCTCGCAGCGAAAAATCTCACTATAGCAAGAAATGCAGCACGTTATATCCTGGCAGAAAATGGAGAGATCGATATAGCTAAAGTCGTAAAAGCTATAGAACATCTAACAAAATGTCTCTATCCTCTAGGCCCTCATAGACATAATGAAGCTAAACCTAGAGAACATCTATTGAAAATGCTTCAAGCTATCAAGCAAGAATCTGAGATTAAAGAAAGAATCAAAAAGCTCTTTGTTCCCTCTTATAAAAGCATTCAAGATCTCATTCGCAATACTTTAGCTTTACCTCCTGAGGTTGCTTTAACACCTATTCATGCACGTCAAGCAGCACTCACGGCAATGTTTTGCTACCTACGTCAAGATGTTGGCTCTTGCTTTGCAACTGCTTTTGCTATTGTCATTCATCAAGAATATCCTACGCTTTTTATAAAAGATATTGATGATCTACTGACTTCAGGCAAACTTACAAGAATCATAGGTACAAGAGAAGTCTCCGTGCCTATAAATCTATCAGGATGTATTGGAGAATTATTTAAGCCATTAAGAATATTGGATTTGTATCCCGATCCTGTAGCAAAACTTTCAGCATCTCCAGGTCTACAACGAGCTTTCGAAGCTGCTGGTATAGTAGATACTTTAGATAATCCTCAAGTTCGTGTTCAGCAAATTTTGGCTCACGAATATCTTCTAAATAAATTACAGCATGTCGATGACATCATAACAGCTAATGAAGTCATTCAAAGTACGCTGTTGCATCATTATCAAATTACAGCGAACTCTGTACGCTCCATCTTATTTCAAGAA
This portion of the Chlamydia crocodili genome encodes:
- a CDS encoding PP2C family protein-serine/threonine phosphatase, encoding MIPFTKTIGYRLWLACVAAILIPLGINIVLLNLRQYHTTVSSVAAAFKENAAFKVDTLMQIVPLNADVLALFSEVLDLDEGIPPAPNVELSNEMQRIFSSTYDEISLIKLQSNGEKIVVASSLPNHLGENYQNKIDIPNDLPFSATFKQSSDSHEVFSIMQVNIFDNDTHELLGILYTTHNVEKFLEDILVNTQAYFTIKTAILSKDGIILKASDPDLDLRSIYPNITEKQFCDTFLDESTCPQGISLKPLMLTPLPVEPNFFSFTNGNREIWSYLANVPNMDLHVLSYGTKTELFASFWKRTLVYFAYFLCVVLGSIIAYLAAKRLSLPIRKLATVIIQTRENIRDPYIDDSLGFEVNRLGHIFNAMVQSLDQQQTLAEKNYEIKESAQNALRLGEQAQQRLLPNTLPNYPHTELAKAYIPAITVGGDFFDAFIVGEGDKATLFLIVADASGKGVHACGYSLFLKNMLRTFLSQIPSIKEAVEQTSSLFYKNTADSGMFVTLCVYSYNYKTGIIEFYSCGHNPACYLSPNGDVSFLSHPGMALGFLPNTPDVPTESFQPAPGSLIVLYSDGITEAHNKAFEMFGEERLKSAVQTLVGKSAEDAMHSLMLSVKTFVGNCHQHDDITLLILKISDS
- the eno gene encoding phosphopyruvate hydratase, producing MLEVVISDIQAREILDSRGYPTLYVKVTTDAGTFGEACVPSGASTGIKEALELRDQDSSRFQGKGVLQAVKNVKEVLLPVLQGVSIFDQILIDSIMVEADGTPNKEKLGANAILGVSLAAAKAAATTLGRSFYRYIGGCFAHVLPCPMMNLINGGMHANNGLQFQEFMIRPIGATSLKEAVRMGADVFHTLKNILNDKNLATGVGDEGGFAPQLKSNSEALDLLVLAIEKAGFQPGEDISLALDCAASSFYDTKTETYDGKSYQEQVSVLADLCDHYPIDSIEDGLAEEDFDGWELLTAELGESIQIVGDDLFVTNPELIADGISRGLANAVLIKPNQIGTLTETSEAIQLAHNQGYTTILSHRSGETEDTTIADLSVAFNTGQIKTGSLSRSERIAKYNRLMAIEEELGPEGLFKDSNPFSGE
- the uvrB gene encoding excinuclease ABC subunit UvrB; amino-acid sequence: MTFELRAAFSPCGDQPEAIAKLTEGIHNNTQSQVLLGTTGSGKTFTIANVVANVNRPTLVLAHNKTLAAQLYQEFKEFFPNNAVEYFISYYDYYQPEAYIARNDTYIEKSLLINSEIDKLRLSATRSILERRDTLIVSSVSCIYGIGSPENYASMALKLEVGKEYPRIVLAAQLVKMNYLASPVAKRSTFRERGSVIDIFPAYESDQAIRLEFFNDTLSSIEYSDPLTMIPTASVASAIIYPGSHYVTPEAVREQAIRSIREELEERMLFFQDRPIEQDRLFHRTTHDIEMIKETGFCKGIENYSRHFTKMPPGAPPACLLDYFPEDFLLVIDESHQTLPQIRAMYRGDLSRKHSLVEYGFRLPSAYDNRPLTYEEAQKYFHNVIYVSATPGETELNESLGHIVEQIIRPTGIPDPIPEIRPATGQIDDLLEEIRKRLSKSQEKILVISITKKLAEDIAVFLSELDIAAAYLHSGIETAERTRILADLRLGNIDVLIGVNLLREGLDLPEVSLVAILDADKEGFLRSTSSLIQFCGRAARNVAGKVIFYADQKTQSIEQTLKETERRRQIQLDYNKANNITPKPIIKAVFANPIPQGGKKEDQETSIVPLSIKELEKLIKKYENLMQEAAHEFRFDEAAKYRDKMKAAKEQLLYIS